Proteins from a genomic interval of Medicago truncatula cultivar Jemalong A17 chromosome 3, MtrunA17r5.0-ANR, whole genome shotgun sequence:
- the LOC11414715 gene encoding disease resistance protein RPV1: protein MVNWEEWICVRFPLLIELSITNCPKLKGTLPQHLPSLQKLNISGCKELEEWLCLEGFLSLKELYISHCSKFKRVLPQLLPHLPSLQKLRINDCNMLEEWLCLGEFPLLKDISIFKCSELKRALPQHLPSLQKLEIRDCNKLEASIPKCDNMIELDIRRCDRILVNELPTSLKKLVLSENQYTEFSVEPNLVNYTILDELNLDWSGFVKCPSLDLCCYNSLGDLSIKGWHSSSLPLELHLFTKLHYLYLYDCPELESFPMGGLPSNLRSLKIYNCPKLIGSREEWGLFQLSSLLEFSVSDEFENVESFPEENLLPPTLMFLHLYKCSKLRKMNNKGFLHLKSLKSLSINNCPSLENLLEEALHLFTKLDFLYLVDCPELDSFPEGGLPPNLSSFGIYNCPKLIGSREEWGLFQLNSLKSFFVTDEFENVESFPEENLLPSTLETLYVENCSKLRIMNNKGFLHLKSLKAMRIFSCPSLERLPEKEALPNSLDELWIDDCLIIKEKYEKEGGERWHTICHIPRVLIDGIRPE from the coding sequence ATGGTCAACTGGGAGGAATGGATATGTGTAAGGTTTCCTTTGCTTATAGAGCTTTCTATAACAAATTGTCCTAAACTGAAAGGCACCCTGCCTCAACATCTTCCTTCTttacaaaaattgaatattagTGGTTGCAAAGAGTTGGAGGAATGGTTATGTCTTGAAGGGTTTCTTtctcttaaagagctttatatAAGTCATTGTTCCAAATTCAAAAGAGTATTGCCTCAACTTCTTCCACATCTTCCATCTTTACAAAAATTGCGGATCAATGATTGCAACATGTTGGAGGAATGGTTATGCCTTGGAGAGTTTCCTTTGCTTAAAGATATTTCTATATTCAAATGTTCTGAATTGAAAAGGGCTCTGCCACAACACCTTCCTTCTTTACAGAAACTGGAGATTAGAGATTGCAACAAGTTGGAAGCATCAATTCCTAAGTGTGATAATATGATAGAGTTAGATATACGGAGATGTGATAGAATTTTGGTAAATGAATTGCCTACCAGTTTGAAAAAGTTAGTCCTTTCTGAAAATCAGTACACCGAGTTCTCTGTGGAGCCAAACTTAGTCAACTATACCATTCTTGACGAGTTGAATTTGGATTGGAGTGGTTTTGTAAAGTGTCCTTCTTTGGATTTGTGTTGTTATAATTCTCTTGGTGATCTTTCAATAAAAGGATGGCACTCCTCCTCCTTGCCTTTGGAACTACACTTGTTCACCAAACTTCATTATCTGTATCTGTACGATTGTCCAGAGCTGGAATCGTTTCCAATGGGTGGTTTGCCTTCCAACTTGAGGAGCCTTAAAATATACAATTGCCCAAAACTGATTGGTTCGAGAGAGGAGTGGGGTTTGTTCCAACTCAGTTCCTTGTTAGAATTCTCTGTTAGTGATGAGTTTGAAAATGTGGAGTCCTTCCCAGAGGAGAATCTGCTACCACCAACTCTTATGTTTCTTCATTTGTATAAATGTTCAAAGCTAAGGAAAATGAACAACAAGGGTTTTCTCCACCTCAAATCTCTCAAATCTCTATCTATTAACAACTGCCCTAGTCTTGAGAACTTGCTAGAGGAGGCTCTACACTTGTTCACCAAACTTGATTTTTTGTATCTGGTCGATTGTCCGGAGTTGGATTCATTTCCTGAGGGAGGTTTGCCTCCCAACTTGAGCTCCTTTGGAATATATAATTGCCCAAAACTGATTGGTTCAAGAGAGGAGTGGGGTTTGTTCCAACTCAATTCCTTGAAATCTTTCTTTGTTACTGATGAGTTTGAAAACGTGGAGTCCTTCCCAGAGGAGAATCTACTACCATCAACCCTTGAGACTCTTTATGTGGAAAATTGTTCAAAGCTAAGAATAATGAACAACAAGGGTTTTCTCCACCTCAAATCCCTCAAGGCTATGCGTATTTTCAGCTGCCCAAGTCTTGAGCGCTTGCCAGAGAAGGAGGCTCTACCCAACTCTCTTGAtgaattgtggattgatgattgTTTAATAATAAAGGAGAAGTATGAAAAGGAGGGAGGAGAGCGTTGGCATACAATTTGTCACATCCCTCGTGTGTTGATTGACGGAATTAGGCCGGAATGA